From Rutidosis leptorrhynchoides isolate AG116_Rl617_1_P2 chromosome 3, CSIRO_AGI_Rlap_v1, whole genome shotgun sequence, a single genomic window includes:
- the LOC139900441 gene encoding uncharacterized mitochondrial protein AtMg00810-like encodes MKYKARLVANGRSQQVGIDCDETFSPVVKPAKIRTVLSLAVSRNWPVYQLDVKNAFLHGQLFETGPDTAYLLLYVDDIVLTTSSTCLLQRIITSLLKEFAMTDLGPLNYFLSISATRTASGLFLSQKQYATEIIERADMTTCHPCRTPVEPGAKLTTHGPQQICLFMHDPQEQHLHALKRILKYIQGTTGLGLQLYASTPTTLVAYSDADWAGCPTTRRSTSGYCVFLDNNLLSWSSKWHLTPSRSSAEA; translated from the exons gtataaggctcgactCGTTGCTAACGGTCGCAGCCAGCAGGTTggcattgattgtgatgagacttttaGCCCGGTTGTCAAACCGGCCAAGATTCGCACTGTTCTTAGTTTGGCAGTTTCTCGAAACTGGCCCGTTtatcagctagatgtcaagaacgcCTTTCTCCACGGTCAGCTTTTTGAGACT GGACCTGATACTGCCTACTTGCTtttgtatgttgatgatattgtgttgACTACTTCCTCTACATGTCTACTTCAGCGGATCATTACCTCCTTACTTAAGGAATTTGCTATGACTGACTTGGGCCCATTGAACTACTTTCTCAGCATCTCCGCTACTCGCACTGCTTCTGGATTGTTCTTGTCACAAAAACAGTATGCTACAGAAATCATTGAGCGGGCTGATATGACCACCTGTCATCCTTGTAGGACCCCGGTTGAACCGGGCGCCAAACTTACTACTCATGGCCCTCAA CAAATCTGTCTCTTCATGCATGATCCTCAAGAGCAACACCTACATGCTCTCAAACGGATCCTTAAGTACATTCAGGGGACCACTGGTCTTGGACTACAGCTTTATGCATCTACTCCTACTACATTAGTTGCTTACTCTGATGCTGACTGGGCTGGTTGCCCCACCACCAGACGCTCTACTTCTGGTTATTGTGTTTTTCTCGATAACAACCTTCTTTCATGGTCATCTAAGTGGCATCTAACACCCTCACGCTCCAGTGCCGAAGCATAA